A genomic region of Antennarius striatus isolate MH-2024 chromosome 16, ASM4005453v1, whole genome shotgun sequence contains the following coding sequences:
- the LOC137609056 gene encoding rho GTPase-activating protein 23-like isoform X7, whose amino-acid sequence MLAVDKAYSQDAYLTGNHPYAGGAENLPPPPPLCYPRSKTTSPAGALPSGPMGQNQLDNWTRWPGSSSPSSPLDNRSAVGSPSSWQDGRTGEPGGVGHSSPAHRTEEIQYGMTSQQPQGQTRGRSYSLSASSSPLQVHYPNHHAVSSSQAQPRKTSSAWASPPLPGLSHGRSEQRHQALSDWYYNQMPGRSMQTRHRSYSQDRLSDRRQSHQTGGGWPHSASQDTLLLQSGPGPHGEPYWSYGDWEGGPHRGQPANNYTRTRSENLLAQYDRRGRSLEMLDRAASGMVSPRFERPSWQQPPPPPPRTDVYLKQGNHYVAAQAPPMSRHTKNHPQTHTQAPSQPQPQQPGPQSRRLPPGQSMDDQPVGYRSYSPSFYRKTGRIMQQAHSFRDPSYSGPHLNWNPTPKSPPEGTAAPVTAPTASSSASPESQDRAYRPTNHERERVPVEGQVEPVAAATQEVVLRQKPPTGRRNYGMRHPHYALPMDELEPSLFSPDPDDAAFAPGSMGDVVPRKPNGSLAPLSLEDDSLASIPYIDEPTSPGADLRARHVPASSVVSSGMSSAPAVVTSPASPTFTFPLTRLFSHDCSSIKSSRRSSYLLAITAERSKSCDEGLNSFRDEGRVFSRLPKRVKSFFTDGSLDNLGTAEEVRSKRHSTSELGNITYSDVRREGWLHFKQIHTEKGKKVGSAMRPWKRVFSVLRCHSLFLYKDKREAVLRGATIGGGAEDEQPISIRGCLVDIAYSETKRRNALRLTTQDFCEYLLQAEDREDMLDWIKVFRENSKTGSEELGFSGHALINKKLNDYRKQIPTGSKPDSSPRLSRMKPPFLLAKTENVTGAPRSPKPEGKDDIGPPKSPWGINIMKKTKKAGPKAFGVRLEDCQPGVNNKFIPLIVEICCGLVEDMGLEYTGIYRVPGNNAMVSTLQDQLNKGIDINPAEEKWQDLNVVSSLLKSFFRKLPEPLFTNDKYNDFIDANRMENASERLKTMKKLIRDLPDHYYHTLKFLVGHLKTVADNSDKNKMEPRNLALVFGPTLVRTSEDNMKDMVTHMPDRYKIVETLIQHGLWFFAEELDKDEKTPVDTEDVQPAPNIDHLLSNIGRTALLGEASDSTNSDSAKSKGSWGSKKDLSPKDFLALSIMSAVTGRKRRKRHNARRVGSSTDDDSEHEPIKTGHLGAEEEGEADSPPGDTAPRAEGEEDDDEEEEDDEEEEEEVVGSGLKKEVEEAATAVAPSRPCHKEEEEAAGSEAGVLMQEEEEEEEEEARVDPKGPPWRSPDDARSIVSGYSTLSTLGRSLGSEGRGEDADDEHSELVSETDNESGFASRSLTQERPDKQQGAPANPPPPRSFLYTHYRPPVLSPTNLLAPPTALTHTPDPEGEGEARSTTPSSSSFSSSSTAHKLHARPSFNSHKLIQCDTLARKKLRSEKTKARSLELLGGSGAAAEGGGTGSASDGTPRSKRTNPSSCSSQEGLRPARPRPAPPPGGEAASFAPAEPDGRSLAEQVRARLLGSADDLRIVGLRKPVSPETRRKRRAWRRHTVVASPTETSDRRPPLTVNEFPLSPIAQSQVKAPGPPRDADGPAARQAPTSRFHQYL is encoded by the exons ATGCTAGCCGTGGATAAA GCGTACTCTCAGGATGCCTACCTAACGGGCAACCACCCCTACGCAGGGGGAGCTGAGAACCTCCCACCGCCGCCTCCCCTCTGTTACCCGCGCTCCAAGACTACGTCCCCCGCCGGAGCGCTCCCATCTGGCCCTATGGGCCAGAACCAGTTGGATAACTGGACTCGCTGGCCCGGCTCTTCCAGCCCGTCTTCGCCCCTGGATAACCGCTCGGCAGTCGGAAGCCCCTCCAGCTGGCAAGACGGACGGACGGGGGAGCCAGGCGGGGTGGGTCACAGCAGCCCAGCTCACCGCACAGAGGAGATCCAGTACGGGATGACCAGCCAGCAGCCCCAGGGGCAGACCCGGGGGCGCTCCTATTCGTTGTCGGCCTCGTCCAGCCCCTTACAGGTCCACTACCCCAACCACCATGCTGTCAGCTCTTCGCAGGCTCAGCCACGCAAGACCAGCTCGGCCTGGGCCAGCCCCCCCCTGCCCGGTCTCAGCCACGGCCGCAGCGAGCAGCGCCACCAGGCGCTGTCGGACTGGTACTACAACCAGATGCCGGGACGCTCCATGCAGACCCGCCATCGCAGCTACTCTCAGGACCGGCTCAGCGACCGGAGGCAGAGCCATCAGACTGGGGGGGGCTGGCCACACAGCGCCTCCCAGGACACCCTGCTGTTACAGTCAGGACCGGGCCCCCACGGGGAGCCTTATTGGTCCTACGGGGACTGGGAGGGGGGGCCACACAGAGGCCAACCGGCCAATAACTACACCCGAACGCGCTCGGAAAATCTGCTGGCCCAGTACGACCGCCGCGGCCGCTCCTTGGAGATGCTGGACCGGGCGGCTTCTGGGATGGTCTCGCCTCGCTTCGAGAGGCCTTCGTGGCAGCAGCCTCCCCCGCCGCCCCCCAGGACTGACGTCTACCTGAAGCAGGGGAATCATTACGTAGCAGCGCAAGCTCCGCCGATGTCCAGACATACAAAAAACCACCCCCAAACTCACACCCAGGCCCCCTCCCAGCCTCAGCCGCAGCAGCCCGGCCCCCAGAGCAGGCGGCTCCCCCCCGGGCAGAGCATGGACGACCAGCCGGTGGGCTACCGCAGCTACAGCCCCTCATTTTACCGAAAGACGGGGCGCATCATGCAACAGGCCCACTCCTTCAGGGACCCTTCATACTCAGGCCCCCATTTGAACTGGAACCCGACCCCTAAGAGCCCCCCAGAGGGCACAGCAGCACCTGTCACCGCCCCGACCGCGTCTTCTTCTGCCTCCCCCGAGTCCCAGGACAGAGCGTACAGGCCGACAAACCATGAAAGGGAACGTGTGCCGGTGGAGGGGCAGGTAGAGCCGGTGGCGGCGGCGACACAGGAAGTGGTGCTGAGGCAGAAACCCCCCACCGGGCGGAGGAACTACGGGATGCGGCACCCCCACTACGCTCTTCCTATGGACGAGTTAGAACCCTCTTTGTTTTCCCCTGATCCCGATGACGCAGCCTTCGCCCCTGGTTCTATGGGAGACGTAGTCCCACGCAAACCAAACGGCAGCCTGGCCCCCCTCTCCTTAGAGGACGACTCGCTGGCCTCCATCCCTTACATAG ATGAACCGACCAGCCCCGGCGCTGATTTGCGGGCGCGTCACGTGCCGGCGTCCTCCGTGGTCTCCAGCGGGATGAGCTCGGCGCCCGCCGTGGTCACCAGCCCCGCCTCCCCCACCTTCACCTTCCCCCTCACTAGGCTCTTCTCACATGATTGCA GCAGTATTAAATCCAGTCGCCGTTCCTCCTATCTTCTAGCCATCACCGCCGAGCGCTCCAAGTCGTGCGACGAAGGGCTCAACTCCTTCAGAGACGAGGGGCGGGTCTTCTC GAGGCTACCAAAGAGAGTGAAGAGTTTCTTCACAGATGGG tCTCTAGACAACCTGGGGACAGCGGAGGAGGTGCGATCCAAACGCCACTCCACCTCAGAGCTGGGAAACATCACCTACAGCGACGTGCGGCGAGAAGGATGGCTGCACTTCAAGCAGATCCACACAGAGAAGGGGAAG AAGGTGGGCAGCGCCATGCGGCCGTGGAAGCGAGTCTTCTCGGTGCTGCGCTGCCATTCGCTCTTCCTCTACAAGGACAAGAGGGAGGCGGTGCTCCGGGGGGCCACCATCGGAGGCGGGGCCGAGGACGAGCAGCCGATCAGCATCCGCGGCTGCCTGGTGGACATCGCCTACAGCGAGACCAAACGGAGGAACGCCCTGCGCCTCACCACCCAGGACTTTTGCGAGTACCTGCTGCAGGCGGAGGACCGGGAGGACATGCTGGACTGGATAAAGGTCTTCAGGGAGAACAGCAAGACGGGCAGCGAG GAGCTCGGCTTCTCCGGACACGCCCTGATCAATAAGAAACTGAACGACTACAGGAAGCAGAT TCCAACAGGCAGTAAGCCCGACTCGTCTCCCAGGCTGTCGCGCATGAAGCCTCCGTTCCTGCTCGCCAAGACGGAGAACGTCACCGGGGCGCCACGCTCCCCCAAACCAGAGGGCAAAG ATGACATCGGTCCTCCTAAATCCCCGTGGGGAATCAACAtcatgaagaagacaaagaaggcAGGTCCCAAAGCGTTCGGCGTGAGGTTGGAGGATTGTCAGCCGGGCGTGAACAACAAG TTCATCCCGTTGATTGTGGAGATCTGCTGCGGTCTGGTGGAGGACATGGGTCTGGAATACACCGGCATCTACCGAGTCCCCGGGAACAACGCCATGGTGTCGACGCTTCAGGATCAGCTCAACAAAGGCATCGACATCAACCCGGCAGAGGAG AAGTGGCAGGACCTCAATGTCGTCAGCAGTTTACTCAAATCCTTCTTCAGGAAGCTTCCAGAGCCGCTCTTCACCAACG ACAAATACAACGACTTCATCGATGCCAACCGGATGGAAAACGCCTCAGAGAGACTGAAGACCATGAAGAAActg ATCCGAGACCTCCCAGATCATTATTACCACACTCTGAAATTCCTGGTGGGTCACCTGAAGACTGTAGCCGACAACTCGGATAAAAACAAG ATGGAGCCTCGGAACCTGGCGCTGGTGTTCGGGCCGACTCTGGTCCGGACGTCTGAGGACAACATGAAGGACATGGTCACACACATGCCTGATCGCTACAAGATAGTAGAGACGCTCATCCAGCAT GGACTCTGGTTTTTCGCTGAAGAGCTGGACAAAGATGAAAAG ACGCCGGTGGACACGGAGGACGTGCAGCCCGCCCCCAACATCGACCACCTGCTGTCGAACATCGGCAGGACCGCTCTGCTGGGGGAGGCCTCAG ACTCAACCAACAGTGACTCAGCAAAATCGAAG GGGTCGTGGGGGTCAAAGAAGGACCTCTCTCCGAAGGACTTCCTGGCTCTGTCCATCATGTCGGCCGTCACGGGACGCAAACGCAGGAAGCGCCACAACGCCCGGCGCGTGGGCAGCAGCACCGACGACGACTCGGAGCACGAGCCAATCAAGACGGGGCACCTCGGTgcggaggaggaaggggaggccGATTCGCCGCCGGGAGACACGGCTCCTCGAGcggaaggagaggaagacgatgacgaggaagaagaggatgatgaagaggaggaagaggaagttgtAGGAAGCGGACTGAAAAAGGAGGTAGAAGAGGCGGCGACGGCGGTCGCTCCCAGTCGGCCGTGtcacaaagaggaagaggaggcggcaGGAAGTGAGGCGGGCGTGTtgatgcaggaggaggaagaggaggaggaggaggaggcgcgGGTGGACCCCAAAGGGCCGCCGTGGAGATCGCCTGACGACGCCCGCTCCATCGTGTCGGGTTACTCCACCCTCTCCACGTTAGGGCGGAGCCTGGGCTCGGAGGGGCGGGGCGAGGACGCGGACGACGAGCACAGCGAGCTCGTCAGCGAGACGGACAACGAGAGCGGCTTCGCGTCGCGTTCCCTCACCCAGGAGCGACCTGACaaacagcagggggcgccggCGAACCCGCCGCCGCCTCGCAGCTTCCTCTACACGCACTACAGGCCCCCCGTCCTCTCGCCCACCAACctgctggccccgcccaccgcccTCACGCACACGCCGGACCCTGAAGGCGAAGGCGAGGCGCGATCCACCAcgccctcgtcttcctccttctcctcctcctccaccgcccACAAGCTGCACGCGCGGCCGTCCTTCAACTCGCACAAGCTGATCCAGTGCGACACGCTGGCCAGGAAGAAGCTGAGGTCGGAGAAGACCAAGGCGCGCTCCCTGGAGCtgctgggggggtcgggggccGCCGCCGAGGGGGGCGGGACCGGGTCTGCGTCAGATGGTACGCCCAGATCTAAGAGGACCAACCCGTCTTCCTGTAGCAGTCAGGAGGGGCTGCGCCCTGCCCGCCCGAggccggccccgccccccggcgGCGAGGCCGCCTCCTTCGCCCCCGCCGAGCCGGACGGCCGGTCCCTGGCGGAGCAGGTCCGCGCCCGCCTGCTGGGCTCCGCCGACGACCTGCGCATCGTCGGGCTGCGCAAACCGGTGTCGCCcgagacgaggaggaagaggcgggcGTGGCGGAGGCACACCGTGGTGGCCTCCCCCACCGAGACGTCTGACAGGAGACCCCCCCTGACTGTCAACGAGTTCCCCCTCTCACCCATCGCTCAGAGCCAGGTCAAGGCGCCGGGGCCGCCTCGGGATGCGGACGGGCCGGCCGCACGTCAAGCACCCACCTCGAGGTTTCACCAGTACCTGTGA
- the LOC137609056 gene encoding rho GTPase-activating protein 23-like isoform X6 — MEQAKGRRDGFTSAGDNPRPPMATRPGREGVGVGWKGPRTLVLHKNSQGFGFTLRHFIVYPPESALHTNLKDEENGNGRGYQKGRMEPMDTIFVKSVREKGPAHQAGLCTGDRLVKVNGESVLGKTYSQVIALIQNSESVLELSIMPKDEDVLQLAYSQDAYLTGNHPYAGGAENLPPPPPLCYPRSKTTSPAGALPSGPMGQNQLDNWTRWPGSSSPSSPLDNRSAVGSPSSWQDGRTGEPGGVGHSSPAHRTEEIQYGMTSQQPQGQTRGRSYSLSASSSPLQVHYPNHHAVSSSQAQPRKTSSAWASPPLPGLSHGRSEQRHQALSDWYYNQMPGRSMQTRHRSYSQDRLSDRRQSHQTGGGWPHSASQDTLLLQSGPGPHGEPYWSYGDWEGGPHRGQPANNYTRTRSENLLAQYDRRGRSLEMLDRAASGMVSPRFERPSWQQPPPPPPRTDVYLKQGNHYVAAQAPPMSRHTKNHPQTHTQAPSQPQPQQPGPQSRRLPPGQSMDDQPVGYRSYSPSFYRKTGRIMQQAHSFRDPSYSGPHLNWNPTPKSPPEGTAAPVTAPTASSSASPESQDRAYRPTNHERERVPVEGQVEPVAAATQEVVLRQKPPTGRRNYGMRHPHYALPMDELEPSLFSPDPDDAAFAPGSMGDVVPRKPNGSLAPLSLEDDSLASIPYIDEPTSPGADLRARHVPASSVVSSGMSSAPAVVTSPASPTFTFPLTRLFSHDCSSIKSSRRSSYLLAITAERSKSCDEGLNSFRDEGRVFSRLPKRVKSFFTDGSLDNLGTAEEVRSKRHSTSELGNITYSDVRREGWLHFKQIHTEKGKKVGSAMRPWKRVFSVLRCHSLFLYKDKREAVLRGATIGGGAEDEQPISIRGCLVDIAYSETKRRNALRLTTQDFCEYLLQAEDREDMLDWIKVFRENSKTGSEELGFSGHALINKKLNDYRKQIPTGSKPDSSPRLSRMKPPFLLAKTENVTGAPRSPKPEGKDDIGPPKSPWGINIMKKTKKAGPKAFGVRLEDCQPGVNNKFIPLIVEICCGLVEDMGLEYTGIYRVPGNNAMVSTLQDQLNKGIDINPAEEKWQDLNVVSSLLKSFFRKLPEPLFTNDKYNDFIDANRMENASERLKTMKKLIRDLPDHYYHTLKFLVGHLKTVADNSDKNKMEPRNLALVFGPTLVRTSEDNMKDMVTHMPDRYKIVETLIQHGLWFFAEELDKDEKTPVDTEDVQPAPNIDHLLSNIGRTALLGEASDSTNSDSAKSKGSWGSKKDLSPKDFLALSIMSAVTGRKRRKRHNARRVGSSTDDDSEHEPIKTGHLGAEEEGEADSPPGDTAPRAEGEEDDDEEEEDDEEEEEEVVGSGLKKEVEEAATAVAPSRPCHKEEEEAAGSEAGVLMQEEEEEEEEEARVDPKGPPWRSPDDARSIVSGYSTLSTLGRSLGSEGRGEDADDEHSELVSETDNESGFASRSLTQERPDKQQGAPANPPPPRSFLYTHYRPPVLSPTNLLAPPTALTHTPDPEGEGEARSTTPSSSSFSSSSTAHKLHARPSFNSHKLIQCDTLARKKLRSEKTKARSLELLGGSGAAAEGGGTGSASDGTPRSKRTNPSSCSSQEGLRPARPRPAPPPGGEAASFAPAEPDGRSLAEQVRARLLGSADDLRIVGLRKPVSPETRRKRRAWRRHTVVASPTETSDRRPPLTVNEFPLSPIAQSQVKAPGPPRDADGPAARQAPTSRFHQYL, encoded by the exons GCTAAGGGGCGGAGGGATGGTTTCACCTCAGCCGGTGACAACCCTCGGCCGCCGATGGCGACCCGGCCGGGAAGGGAGGGGGTCGGCGTGGGCTGGAAGGGTCCCCGGACGCTGGTTCTCCATAAGAACTCCCAGGGTTTCGGCTTCACGCTGCGCCACTTCATCGTTTACCCTCCAGAGTCCGCCCTTCACACCAACCTCAAG gatGAGGAGAATGGAAATGGAAGAG GGTATCAAAAAGGTCGAATGGAGCCCATGGACACGATATTTGTGAAGAGTGTGAGAGAAAAAGGTCCGGCCCACCAGGCAGGCTTGTGCACAG GGGATCGTCTGGTGAAAGTGAATGGAGAAAGTGTTTTAGGGAAGACGTACTCGCAGGTGATAGCCCTCATTCAGAACAG CGAGAGCGTGTTGGAGCTCTCCATCATGCCGAAAGACGAAGATGTGCTTCAGCTG GCGTACTCTCAGGATGCCTACCTAACGGGCAACCACCCCTACGCAGGGGGAGCTGAGAACCTCCCACCGCCGCCTCCCCTCTGTTACCCGCGCTCCAAGACTACGTCCCCCGCCGGAGCGCTCCCATCTGGCCCTATGGGCCAGAACCAGTTGGATAACTGGACTCGCTGGCCCGGCTCTTCCAGCCCGTCTTCGCCCCTGGATAACCGCTCGGCAGTCGGAAGCCCCTCCAGCTGGCAAGACGGACGGACGGGGGAGCCAGGCGGGGTGGGTCACAGCAGCCCAGCTCACCGCACAGAGGAGATCCAGTACGGGATGACCAGCCAGCAGCCCCAGGGGCAGACCCGGGGGCGCTCCTATTCGTTGTCGGCCTCGTCCAGCCCCTTACAGGTCCACTACCCCAACCACCATGCTGTCAGCTCTTCGCAGGCTCAGCCACGCAAGACCAGCTCGGCCTGGGCCAGCCCCCCCCTGCCCGGTCTCAGCCACGGCCGCAGCGAGCAGCGCCACCAGGCGCTGTCGGACTGGTACTACAACCAGATGCCGGGACGCTCCATGCAGACCCGCCATCGCAGCTACTCTCAGGACCGGCTCAGCGACCGGAGGCAGAGCCATCAGACTGGGGGGGGCTGGCCACACAGCGCCTCCCAGGACACCCTGCTGTTACAGTCAGGACCGGGCCCCCACGGGGAGCCTTATTGGTCCTACGGGGACTGGGAGGGGGGGCCACACAGAGGCCAACCGGCCAATAACTACACCCGAACGCGCTCGGAAAATCTGCTGGCCCAGTACGACCGCCGCGGCCGCTCCTTGGAGATGCTGGACCGGGCGGCTTCTGGGATGGTCTCGCCTCGCTTCGAGAGGCCTTCGTGGCAGCAGCCTCCCCCGCCGCCCCCCAGGACTGACGTCTACCTGAAGCAGGGGAATCATTACGTAGCAGCGCAAGCTCCGCCGATGTCCAGACATACAAAAAACCACCCCCAAACTCACACCCAGGCCCCCTCCCAGCCTCAGCCGCAGCAGCCCGGCCCCCAGAGCAGGCGGCTCCCCCCCGGGCAGAGCATGGACGACCAGCCGGTGGGCTACCGCAGCTACAGCCCCTCATTTTACCGAAAGACGGGGCGCATCATGCAACAGGCCCACTCCTTCAGGGACCCTTCATACTCAGGCCCCCATTTGAACTGGAACCCGACCCCTAAGAGCCCCCCAGAGGGCACAGCAGCACCTGTCACCGCCCCGACCGCGTCTTCTTCTGCCTCCCCCGAGTCCCAGGACAGAGCGTACAGGCCGACAAACCATGAAAGGGAACGTGTGCCGGTGGAGGGGCAGGTAGAGCCGGTGGCGGCGGCGACACAGGAAGTGGTGCTGAGGCAGAAACCCCCCACCGGGCGGAGGAACTACGGGATGCGGCACCCCCACTACGCTCTTCCTATGGACGAGTTAGAACCCTCTTTGTTTTCCCCTGATCCCGATGACGCAGCCTTCGCCCCTGGTTCTATGGGAGACGTAGTCCCACGCAAACCAAACGGCAGCCTGGCCCCCCTCTCCTTAGAGGACGACTCGCTGGCCTCCATCCCTTACATAG ATGAACCGACCAGCCCCGGCGCTGATTTGCGGGCGCGTCACGTGCCGGCGTCCTCCGTGGTCTCCAGCGGGATGAGCTCGGCGCCCGCCGTGGTCACCAGCCCCGCCTCCCCCACCTTCACCTTCCCCCTCACTAGGCTCTTCTCACATGATTGCA GCAGTATTAAATCCAGTCGCCGTTCCTCCTATCTTCTAGCCATCACCGCCGAGCGCTCCAAGTCGTGCGACGAAGGGCTCAACTCCTTCAGAGACGAGGGGCGGGTCTTCTC GAGGCTACCAAAGAGAGTGAAGAGTTTCTTCACAGATGGG tCTCTAGACAACCTGGGGACAGCGGAGGAGGTGCGATCCAAACGCCACTCCACCTCAGAGCTGGGAAACATCACCTACAGCGACGTGCGGCGAGAAGGATGGCTGCACTTCAAGCAGATCCACACAGAGAAGGGGAAG AAGGTGGGCAGCGCCATGCGGCCGTGGAAGCGAGTCTTCTCGGTGCTGCGCTGCCATTCGCTCTTCCTCTACAAGGACAAGAGGGAGGCGGTGCTCCGGGGGGCCACCATCGGAGGCGGGGCCGAGGACGAGCAGCCGATCAGCATCCGCGGCTGCCTGGTGGACATCGCCTACAGCGAGACCAAACGGAGGAACGCCCTGCGCCTCACCACCCAGGACTTTTGCGAGTACCTGCTGCAGGCGGAGGACCGGGAGGACATGCTGGACTGGATAAAGGTCTTCAGGGAGAACAGCAAGACGGGCAGCGAG GAGCTCGGCTTCTCCGGACACGCCCTGATCAATAAGAAACTGAACGACTACAGGAAGCAGAT TCCAACAGGCAGTAAGCCCGACTCGTCTCCCAGGCTGTCGCGCATGAAGCCTCCGTTCCTGCTCGCCAAGACGGAGAACGTCACCGGGGCGCCACGCTCCCCCAAACCAGAGGGCAAAG ATGACATCGGTCCTCCTAAATCCCCGTGGGGAATCAACAtcatgaagaagacaaagaaggcAGGTCCCAAAGCGTTCGGCGTGAGGTTGGAGGATTGTCAGCCGGGCGTGAACAACAAG TTCATCCCGTTGATTGTGGAGATCTGCTGCGGTCTGGTGGAGGACATGGGTCTGGAATACACCGGCATCTACCGAGTCCCCGGGAACAACGCCATGGTGTCGACGCTTCAGGATCAGCTCAACAAAGGCATCGACATCAACCCGGCAGAGGAG AAGTGGCAGGACCTCAATGTCGTCAGCAGTTTACTCAAATCCTTCTTCAGGAAGCTTCCAGAGCCGCTCTTCACCAACG ACAAATACAACGACTTCATCGATGCCAACCGGATGGAAAACGCCTCAGAGAGACTGAAGACCATGAAGAAActg ATCCGAGACCTCCCAGATCATTATTACCACACTCTGAAATTCCTGGTGGGTCACCTGAAGACTGTAGCCGACAACTCGGATAAAAACAAG ATGGAGCCTCGGAACCTGGCGCTGGTGTTCGGGCCGACTCTGGTCCGGACGTCTGAGGACAACATGAAGGACATGGTCACACACATGCCTGATCGCTACAAGATAGTAGAGACGCTCATCCAGCAT GGACTCTGGTTTTTCGCTGAAGAGCTGGACAAAGATGAAAAG ACGCCGGTGGACACGGAGGACGTGCAGCCCGCCCCCAACATCGACCACCTGCTGTCGAACATCGGCAGGACCGCTCTGCTGGGGGAGGCCTCAG ACTCAACCAACAGTGACTCAGCAAAATCGAAG GGGTCGTGGGGGTCAAAGAAGGACCTCTCTCCGAAGGACTTCCTGGCTCTGTCCATCATGTCGGCCGTCACGGGACGCAAACGCAGGAAGCGCCACAACGCCCGGCGCGTGGGCAGCAGCACCGACGACGACTCGGAGCACGAGCCAATCAAGACGGGGCACCTCGGTgcggaggaggaaggggaggccGATTCGCCGCCGGGAGACACGGCTCCTCGAGcggaaggagaggaagacgatgacgaggaagaagaggatgatgaagaggaggaagaggaagttgtAGGAAGCGGACTGAAAAAGGAGGTAGAAGAGGCGGCGACGGCGGTCGCTCCCAGTCGGCCGTGtcacaaagaggaagaggaggcggcaGGAAGTGAGGCGGGCGTGTtgatgcaggaggaggaagaggaggaggaggaggaggcgcgGGTGGACCCCAAAGGGCCGCCGTGGAGATCGCCTGACGACGCCCGCTCCATCGTGTCGGGTTACTCCACCCTCTCCACGTTAGGGCGGAGCCTGGGCTCGGAGGGGCGGGGCGAGGACGCGGACGACGAGCACAGCGAGCTCGTCAGCGAGACGGACAACGAGAGCGGCTTCGCGTCGCGTTCCCTCACCCAGGAGCGACCTGACaaacagcagggggcgccggCGAACCCGCCGCCGCCTCGCAGCTTCCTCTACACGCACTACAGGCCCCCCGTCCTCTCGCCCACCAACctgctggccccgcccaccgcccTCACGCACACGCCGGACCCTGAAGGCGAAGGCGAGGCGCGATCCACCAcgccctcgtcttcctccttctcctcctcctccaccgcccACAAGCTGCACGCGCGGCCGTCCTTCAACTCGCACAAGCTGATCCAGTGCGACACGCTGGCCAGGAAGAAGCTGAGGTCGGAGAAGACCAAGGCGCGCTCCCTGGAGCtgctgggggggtcgggggccGCCGCCGAGGGGGGCGGGACCGGGTCTGCGTCAGATGGTACGCCCAGATCTAAGAGGACCAACCCGTCTTCCTGTAGCAGTCAGGAGGGGCTGCGCCCTGCCCGCCCGAggccggccccgccccccggcgGCGAGGCCGCCTCCTTCGCCCCCGCCGAGCCGGACGGCCGGTCCCTGGCGGAGCAGGTCCGCGCCCGCCTGCTGGGCTCCGCCGACGACCTGCGCATCGTCGGGCTGCGCAAACCGGTGTCGCCcgagacgaggaggaagaggcgggcGTGGCGGAGGCACACCGTGGTGGCCTCCCCCACCGAGACGTCTGACAGGAGACCCCCCCTGACTGTCAACGAGTTCCCCCTCTCACCCATCGCTCAGAGCCAGGTCAAGGCGCCGGGGCCGCCTCGGGATGCGGACGGGCCGGCCGCACGTCAAGCACCCACCTCGAGGTTTCACCAGTACCTGTGA